One window of Desulfovibrio subterraneus genomic DNA carries:
- a CDS encoding MlaE family ABC transporter permease — protein MNTSSPSPSPLAALGIRTLSIVGEMGAMFIFLINGFLHIFSSPKQLRKIVNQMYFIGSKSLLVISLIGIFTGMVLGLQGYYTLVKFGSEGLLGAAVALSLIRELGPVLTAIMITGRAGSSMAAEIGVMRISDQIDALEVMDINPISYLVSPRIAASIICFPLLTALFDVIGIIGGYLTGVVMLGINSGIYFYRIESSVDISDINEGFTKALLFGIIVATVSCFQGYYTHLRKDGVGPEGVSNSTTSAVVMSCVLILITDYVITSFLL, from the coding sequence ATGAACACATCATCACCCTCTCCCTCTCCTTTAGCGGCTCTCGGAATCCGCACGCTTTCCATCGTGGGAGAGATGGGGGCCATGTTCATTTTCCTCATCAACGGCTTTCTGCACATTTTTTCCTCACCGAAACAGCTGCGCAAAATAGTGAACCAGATGTATTTCATCGGTTCAAAATCATTGCTGGTCATTTCGCTCATCGGCATCTTCACAGGCATGGTGCTCGGATTGCAGGGGTACTATACTCTCGTCAAGTTCGGGTCTGAGGGTCTGCTGGGTGCTGCCGTTGCGCTTTCGCTCATCCGTGAACTGGGTCCGGTACTCACCGCGATCATGATCACGGGCCGTGCCGGATCTTCCATGGCTGCGGAAATCGGCGTCATGCGCATATCGGACCAGATCGACGCGCTGGAAGTTATGGACATCAACCCCATCAGTTACCTTGTCAGCCCGCGCATAGCCGCTTCGATCATCTGTTTTCCCCTGCTGACCGCCCTGTTCGACGTCATAGGTATCATCGGCGGCTACCTCACTGGTGTGGTCATGCTCGGCATAAACTCCGGCATCTATTTCTACCGCATTGAGTCCAGCGTCGATATTTCGGATATAAACGAGGGCTTCACCAAGGCGCTGCTTTTCGGCATCATCGTGGCAACGGTCAGCTGTTTTCAGGGATATTACACGCATCTGCGCAAGGATGGAGTCGGTCCGGAGGGTGTTTCAAACTCCACAACTTCGGCCGTGGTCATGTCATGCGTGCTCATCCTGATCACGGATTACGTCATAACCTCCTTCCTGC
- a CDS encoding SPOR domain-containing protein, producing the protein MKTILMGISFSKEKEAGATGKRKITITASPAACTGLAVVSLLCFVWVFVFGLIVGRGYQPEEAVPELKQFMPAPRLNASGQPNVAGLQETPVAQQVIKPEELAFFDQLKKDPAPAARTVKQSPAPSRPAAPVVKATPKPVVEPAKPAVQTVATETAADTGKGEVYNYVYQVAASQDLDAAVRLKARIEASGLKSRIESAKSNGATWHRVQVLFRGTPEDTRDLKSTLQTMGISKPMLKEKTLQ; encoded by the coding sequence TTGAAGACCATACTCATGGGCATAAGCTTTTCCAAAGAAAAAGAAGCCGGGGCAACCGGCAAACGCAAAATCACCATAACCGCCAGTCCCGCTGCCTGTACGGGGCTGGCGGTTGTAAGTCTGCTCTGTTTCGTCTGGGTATTCGTGTTCGGCCTTATTGTGGGGCGCGGCTACCAGCCTGAAGAGGCGGTTCCGGAGCTCAAGCAGTTCATGCCTGCCCCCAGACTGAACGCCTCCGGCCAGCCCAATGTCGCAGGCCTGCAGGAAACACCGGTGGCACAACAGGTTATCAAGCCTGAAGAACTGGCATTTTTCGATCAGCTGAAAAAGGACCCGGCACCCGCAGCGCGGACCGTAAAACAGTCCCCTGCTCCGTCCAGACCGGCTGCTCCGGTTGTGAAAGCAACGCCCAAACCGGTTGTGGAACCGGCCAAACCGGCAGTGCAGACCGTGGCTACAGAAACAGCTGCGGACACCGGAAAGGGCGAAGTATATAACTATGTCTATCAGGTAGCGGCATCACAGGACCTTGATGCCGCCGTGCGCCTGAAAGCGCGGATTGAAGCTTCCGGCCTCAAGTCCAGAATCGAGAGTGCCAAATCAAACGGAGCCACATGGCACCGAGTGCAGGTTCTCTTCCGCGGAACGCCTGAAGACACCCGCGACCTGAAGAGCACCCTGCAAACCATGGGAATAAGCAAGCCCATGCTCAAGGAAAAGACGCTGCAGTAG
- the argS gene encoding arginine--tRNA ligase: MRAKTHLLSALRTIVEGMDLTWPDKATIEPPKDKQHGDMAANIAMVLAKQAHVSPRDLAARIAGALQQNDPFIEKIDIAGPGFLNITFTDDFWRETVNIIEKAGDRYGSVSYGCGKRAQVEYVSANPTGPLHIGHGRGAAVGDSLTRVLRFAGYDVETEYYINDAGRQMYILGFSVLFRAKQLSGQDLPDPEDFYRGEYIKDIAAVVLKLHPNLMELPEQEALEICRDYALNDILDGIKKDLADFNVEHQMWFSEKSLLAEGAVDKTFDRLRAAGLAFEQDGALWFRTTDFGDDKDRVLKKSDGLLTYFASDIAYHDNKYDRGFDLCVDIWGADHHGYVPRMRAAVEALGKPKESFDVILVQLVNLLRGGEQVAMSTRAGTFDTLEEVVREVGRDAARFMFLSRKSDSHLDFDLDLVKQQSMDNPVYYVQYAHARIASVIRKAEERGMTVPAKATPALLAALGNADELDMLRLLEQFEDVVEAAARQLAPHHVSFYMQDVASALHRFYANNPVLNAGDESVVAARLLLLKSVACVIRNGLNLLGVSAPESM, encoded by the coding sequence ATGCGCGCAAAGACTCATCTGCTCTCCGCCCTCCGCACCATCGTGGAAGGCATGGATCTGACCTGGCCCGACAAGGCCACCATCGAGCCCCCCAAGGACAAGCAGCACGGTGACATGGCTGCCAACATCGCCATGGTGCTCGCCAAGCAGGCCCATGTGAGCCCCCGTGATCTGGCCGCCCGCATTGCCGGTGCCCTGCAGCAGAATGATCCGTTCATTGAAAAGATCGACATTGCCGGCCCCGGCTTTCTGAACATCACCTTTACCGATGATTTCTGGCGCGAAACCGTCAATATCATCGAAAAGGCTGGCGACCGCTACGGCAGCGTTTCCTATGGCTGCGGCAAGCGCGCACAGGTGGAATACGTTTCCGCCAACCCCACCGGCCCCCTGCACATCGGTCACGGCCGCGGTGCCGCCGTGGGTGACAGCCTTACCCGCGTACTGCGGTTTGCAGGCTATGACGTGGAAACCGAATACTACATCAACGACGCCGGGCGTCAGATGTACATCCTCGGCTTCTCCGTGCTGTTCCGCGCCAAGCAGCTTTCCGGTCAGGATCTGCCCGACCCCGAAGATTTCTACCGCGGCGAATACATCAAGGACATTGCCGCTGTTGTGCTGAAGCTGCATCCTAACCTCATGGAACTGCCCGAGCAGGAAGCTCTTGAAATCTGCCGCGACTACGCCCTGAACGACATTCTCGACGGCATCAAGAAGGACCTTGCGGACTTCAATGTGGAGCATCAGATGTGGTTCTCCGAAAAGTCCCTGCTGGCAGAAGGTGCCGTGGACAAGACCTTTGACCGCCTGCGTGCGGCCGGCCTTGCCTTTGAGCAGGACGGCGCACTGTGGTTCCGCACCACCGACTTTGGCGACGACAAGGACCGCGTGCTGAAAAAGTCCGACGGCCTGCTCACCTATTTCGCATCCGACATCGCCTACCACGACAACAAATACGACCGCGGTTTCGACCTGTGCGTCGACATCTGGGGTGCAGACCACCACGGCTATGTGCCGCGCATGCGCGCCGCCGTGGAAGCGCTCGGCAAGCCCAAGGAAAGCTTTGACGTCATCCTCGTGCAGCTCGTGAACCTGCTGCGCGGCGGTGAACAGGTTGCCATGTCCACCCGTGCGGGTACCTTTGACACGCTGGAAGAAGTGGTCAGGGAAGTGGGCCGCGACGCCGCCCGCTTCATGTTCCTTTCCCGCAAGAGCGACAGCCATCTGGATTTCGACCTTGATCTGGTCAAGCAGCAGTCCATGGATAACCCCGTGTACTACGTGCAGTACGCCCATGCCCGCATTGCCTCGGTCATCCGCAAGGCGGAAGAGCGCGGCATGACCGTGCCCGCCAAGGCAACTCCCGCACTGCTCGCAGCGCTCGGCAATGCCGATGAACTGGACATGCTGCGCCTTCTCGAACAGTTCGAGGATGTGGTGGAAGCGGCTGCCCGCCAGCTTGCCCCCCACCACGTCAGCTTCTACATGCAGGACGTGGCCAGCGCGCTGCACCGCTTCTACGCCAACAATCCCGTGCTGAACGCCGGTGACGAATCTGTTGTGGCCGCACGTCTGCTGCTGCTCAAGAGCGTTGCCTGTGTCATCCGCAACGGCCTGAACCTGCTCGGCGTAAGCGCCCCCGAATCAATGTAG
- a CDS encoding ACP S-malonyltransferase — protein sequence MPLNPALSILFPGQGSQEPGMGKDLAEADSGIMNIWKKAESISGIDLRGIYWDGDEAEMANTRNLQPALTVVNIALWTCVAGKATPACTAGHSLGEFSALAAAEALSVDAVLETVSLRGRLMAEADPAGTGTMAAVLKMELADVEAVVRESAEAVGEMIRVANYNTPGQFVLSGTKAAIADAAERVKTRKGRAVPLSVSGAFHSPLMNEAAKELSAHMAKLNWNKPKFPVYCNVNGKAVADAASLKDIMPTQMTSSVMWIDTIRNQFDAGMRTFVEVGPKGVLGKMLGQILKPVADSSEWSSVSVGNLEAAQAYLAE from the coding sequence ATGCCCCTCAATCCAGCACTGTCCATCCTGTTCCCCGGTCAGGGTTCTCAGGAACCCGGCATGGGCAAGGATCTCGCCGAAGCCGATTCCGGCATCATGAATATCTGGAAGAAGGCCGAATCCATAAGCGGCATTGACCTTCGAGGCATATACTGGGACGGCGACGAAGCCGAAATGGCCAACACCCGCAACCTGCAGCCCGCGCTCACCGTGGTGAACATCGCCCTGTGGACCTGTGTGGCAGGCAAGGCAACCCCTGCATGCACCGCCGGTCACAGCCTCGGCGAATTCAGCGCACTCGCTGCTGCCGAAGCACTGAGCGTGGACGCCGTTCTTGAAACGGTTTCCCTGCGCGGACGCCTGATGGCGGAAGCCGACCCTGCGGGAACCGGCACCATGGCCGCCGTGCTCAAGATGGAACTTGCCGATGTGGAAGCCGTGGTCAGGGAATCTGCCGAAGCCGTGGGGGAAATGATCCGCGTTGCCAACTACAACACTCCCGGCCAGTTCGTGCTTTCCGGCACCAAGGCAGCCATTGCCGACGCAGCTGAACGCGTGAAAACCCGCAAGGGCCGCGCCGTGCCGCTGTCCGTTTCCGGCGCGTTCCACAGCCCGCTCATGAACGAGGCGGCGAAGGAACTTTCCGCACACATGGCCAAGCTGAACTGGAACAAGCCCAAGTTCCCCGTTTACTGCAACGTGAACGGCAAGGCTGTTGCCGATGCAGCTTCGCTCAAGGATATCATGCCCACCCAGATGACCTCTTCGGTCATGTGGATAGACACCATCCGCAACCAGTTCGATGCGGGCATGCGCACCTTTGTCGAAGTAGGCCCCAAGGGTGTTCTCGGCAAAATGCTGGGGCAGATTCTCAAGCCTGTTGCGGATTCTTCCGAATGGTCTTCCGTTTCCGTGGGCAACCTCGAAGCGGCTCAGGCGTATCTGGCGGAATAG
- a CDS encoding 16S rRNA (guanine(527)-N(7))-methyltransferase RsmG, which translates to MKSRSAGAERKVAGRAGALSVAAVEGIVQECGFSPDAAQVEQLTEYLSLVMKWNKVMNLIGPYSWEEALRTLIMDSLHLARFLDTLSLPDAPVCWDFGAGAGLPGIPLRVVWNRGTYHLVEVREKRALFMQQTVARLKIANTQVFRGRAEDFMATHEPADILLSRAFMPWEKLLEFAGGNIARTGRVVILAIEDVPASLPEGWRLEARHDYAVGADTRYFWSLAPIMASN; encoded by the coding sequence GTGAAAAGCAGAAGTGCAGGGGCAGAGAGAAAGGTTGCAGGCAGGGCAGGGGCCCTGAGCGTTGCGGCTGTGGAAGGCATTGTGCAGGAGTGTGGTTTTTCTCCCGATGCCGCGCAGGTGGAACAGCTGACGGAATATCTGTCGCTGGTCATGAAGTGGAACAAGGTGATGAATCTTATCGGCCCCTATTCATGGGAAGAGGCCCTGCGCACCCTCATCATGGACAGCCTGCACCTTGCCCGCTTTCTGGACACTCTTTCGTTGCCTGACGCGCCTGTCTGCTGGGATTTCGGGGCCGGAGCCGGTCTGCCGGGCATCCCCCTGCGCGTGGTGTGGAACAGGGGAACCTACCATCTTGTGGAAGTGCGCGAAAAGCGTGCGCTGTTCATGCAGCAGACCGTTGCCCGCCTCAAGATAGCAAACACGCAGGTGTTCCGCGGGCGGGCAGAAGACTTCATGGCGACCCATGAACCTGCGGACATTCTGCTCAGCAGGGCCTTCATGCCATGGGAAAAGCTGCTGGAATTTGCAGGCGGCAACATCGCCCGTACCGGACGGGTGGTCATTCTGGCCATTGAGGATGTTCCCGCATCCCTGCCGGAAGGCTGGCGGCTCGAGGCCCGCCACGACTATGCCGTGGGAGCCGATACCCGCTACTTCTGGTCGCTGGCTCCGATCATGGCTTCCAACTGA
- a CDS encoding STT3 domain-containing protein, with amino-acid sequence MQNGTSLCNWKRILLYAIAAYGIALGVRLMQPNPLPDAITMVDGEYLLGTHDAYNWLIRAIDPQTFGSHPMSVLTRVFVEFTGISYETVAFWAPPILASLVAAVVVCWAALLGSAEMGLIAGVVAALCPGFLYRTVFGFYDTDLVMLLMPLLLTLAPAALLQGRIHTPMDMWKARKKDQGSSVPDAGKPVSRMLMGLLLLSGMIGWWMQEWHVFFLYLSKIFPLVALALVLLLGRRGGRVPLLAGLALYALPMGGGWIGSILALLLFGVHAFPSHIPARPLEHRFAPVVLVLVIALAGLDASFFQSVLIRINLYLKPVASDGDAARYGLKVAFPAVVQSVIEAQNMSLSDLFGYLYPVTGVVVLGLLGFLATLWFAPSATMLLPLLVLGLLSVKLGGRMIMFAAPAVGLGIAMPIHYLLLHCRSARLNSGAARLAISCVLSLLLAVPIWAQISALPYVPFISAPHVKALKAVKGETPADAAIWTWWDWGYATQFFTRKWTYSDGARHNSDRLYPTAAIYTTDSPRFANQLIKYIMNNDENLYYAWKGKSAQEVEIILAELKDRDLGLSLPRKQYLVVTVDSLKLGAWITRFGTWNFRRNSMQGYNVSRLGNIRVDLNQGYFAEVKAGELTPVAVDSVDMIAAEGVEHHDYMRQSGIHLVIDMLSGSQFIMDSAMYKTMMVQMLLRKSDDPALAPYFRLVYGNGHTRIFEVL; translated from the coding sequence ATGCAAAACGGAACATCTCTTTGCAACTGGAAGAGAATTCTTCTGTACGCCATTGCGGCGTACGGCATCGCCCTTGGTGTGCGGCTGATGCAACCTAACCCGCTGCCGGATGCCATTACCATGGTGGACGGCGAATACCTGCTCGGCACGCACGATGCCTACAACTGGCTCATACGGGCCATTGATCCGCAGACTTTCGGCTCGCATCCCATGTCTGTGCTGACAAGGGTATTTGTCGAGTTCACGGGCATTTCCTACGAGACAGTCGCCTTTTGGGCGCCCCCCATTCTGGCGAGCCTTGTAGCCGCCGTGGTGGTGTGCTGGGCTGCCCTGCTGGGCAGTGCGGAAATGGGGTTGATCGCCGGTGTGGTCGCGGCACTCTGTCCCGGTTTTCTGTACCGCACGGTGTTCGGCTTTTACGACACCGACCTTGTCATGCTGCTCATGCCGCTGCTGCTTACGCTGGCTCCGGCAGCCTTGCTGCAAGGCAGGATTCACACTCCGATGGACATGTGGAAGGCCCGCAAAAAAGATCAGGGCAGCAGCGTACCCGATGCGGGCAAGCCTGTTTCACGTATGCTCATGGGGCTTTTGCTTCTTTCCGGCATGATCGGCTGGTGGATGCAGGAATGGCATGTCTTTTTCCTGTATCTCTCCAAGATATTCCCGCTGGTGGCTCTGGCACTGGTGCTGCTGCTCGGCAGACGCGGTGGCCGCGTGCCGCTGCTTGCGGGGCTGGCGCTTTATGCGCTGCCCATGGGCGGCGGGTGGATAGGGAGCATTCTCGCGCTTCTTCTGTTCGGGGTGCATGCGTTCCCGTCACACATTCCCGCAAGGCCGCTTGAACATCGCTTTGCTCCTGTCGTGCTGGTGCTGGTCATTGCGCTGGCAGGGCTGGATGCCTCTTTCTTCCAGTCCGTGCTCATCCGCATCAATCTGTACCTCAAGCCCGTTGCCAGCGACGGAGATGCCGCGCGCTATGGCCTCAAGGTGGCCTTCCCCGCCGTGGTGCAGAGCGTTATCGAGGCGCAGAACATGTCGCTGAGCGATCTCTTCGGCTATCTGTATCCCGTTACCGGTGTGGTTGTGCTCGGCCTGCTCGGCTTTCTGGCAACCCTGTGGTTTGCACCTTCGGCCACCATGCTGCTGCCGCTGCTGGTGCTTGGTCTGCTGAGCGTGAAGCTGGGCGGACGCATGATCATGTTTGCGGCACCGGCCGTGGGGCTGGGCATTGCCATGCCCATTCATTACCTGCTGCTGCACTGCCGTTCTGCCCGTTTGAATTCAGGGGCGGCACGGCTGGCCATCAGCTGCGTCTTGTCGCTGCTGCTCGCCGTACCCATCTGGGCTCAGATTTCCGCGCTGCCCTATGTCCCGTTTATCTCCGCGCCGCATGTGAAGGCCCTGAAGGCCGTAAAGGGCGAAACACCGGCCGATGCGGCCATCTGGACATGGTGGGACTGGGGCTATGCCACGCAGTTTTTCACGCGCAAATGGACATATTCCGACGGCGCGCGGCATAACTCGGACAGGCTGTATCCTACGGCCGCCATCTACACGACAGATTCCCCCCGTTTTGCCAATCAGCTCATCAAGTACATCATGAATAATGATGAAAACCTCTATTATGCGTGGAAGGGCAAAAGCGCGCAGGAGGTCGAGATCATTCTCGCCGAGCTGAAGGACAGGGATCTGGGGCTTTCGCTGCCGCGTAAGCAATATCTTGTAGTGACCGTGGATTCATTGAAGCTGGGCGCGTGGATCACTCGTTTCGGCACATGGAATTTCAGAAGAAATTCCATGCAGGGATACAACGTGAGCAGGCTGGGGAATATCAGGGTTGATCTCAATCAGGGCTATTTTGCGGAAGTGAAGGCCGGAGAGCTCACGCCTGTTGCGGTGGACAGTGTGGATATGATCGCCGCCGAAGGGGTGGAGCATCACGACTACATGCGGCAGAGCGGCATCCATCTCGTCATCGACATGCTGTCGGGATCGCAGTTCATCATGGACTCCGCCATGTATAAAACCATGATGGTGCAGATGCTTCTGCGAAAGTCGGATGACCCCGCCCTTGCTCCGTATTTCAGGCTGGTCTACGGCAACGGGCATACCCGTATTTTTGAGGTGCTTTGA
- a CDS encoding 23S rRNA (pseudouridine(1915)-N(3))-methyltransferase RlmH: MKHIKLIVVGKIKEPFWADAAEHYRKRLGHSIKIQECIVKDGNAKLPNAERNAEEGERILAALGPADIPICMDEHGKTYTSVKFAHFMEDISMDGNRIPCFIIGGAFGLAPAVLAACRHKISLSPMTFTHEMARVLLMEQLYRADAILRGSPYHHE, translated from the coding sequence ATGAAACACATCAAGCTGATCGTTGTCGGAAAAATCAAGGAGCCCTTCTGGGCTGATGCCGCCGAGCACTACCGCAAACGGCTCGGACACTCGATAAAGATACAGGAGTGTATCGTCAAGGACGGCAATGCAAAACTGCCCAACGCGGAACGCAATGCCGAGGAAGGCGAGCGCATTCTTGCCGCTCTCGGCCCTGCCGACATACCCATCTGCATGGACGAGCACGGCAAGACATACACCTCGGTCAAGTTTGCCCATTTCATGGAAGACATCTCAATGGACGGCAACCGCATTCCCTGCTTCATCATCGGCGGAGCTTTTGGTCTTGCGCCTGCCGTACTGGCGGCCTGTAGGCACAAGATAAGTCTTTCCCCCATGACCTTCACGCATGAAATGGCGCGGGTTCTGCTGATGGAACAGCTCTACAGGGCCGATGCCATTCTCAGAGGCAGCCCCTACCATCACGAATAA
- a CDS encoding L-threonylcarbamoyladenylate synthase has product MQTATPDRLDMETAVRLLRNGDVVCYPTETFFAVGCSAFDVFAIERVFQAKKRSGSMPLPVIIGSREQLGMLTDVNSGTVNRLADAFWPGSLSILVTASAAVPAILTGETGRVAVRLSPHPMARELCLAAGVPLVSTSANISGHPATTQAGGLDPRLVAGTGGVLDMPPAPQGGKASTLVEITGPETVRIVRQGPVTEEALLAAGFRIMP; this is encoded by the coding sequence ATGCAAACGGCAACGCCGGACAGACTGGATATGGAAACGGCGGTTCGCCTGCTGAGAAACGGCGACGTGGTGTGTTATCCCACGGAGACGTTTTTTGCCGTGGGGTGCAGCGCTTTTGATGTGTTTGCCATTGAGCGGGTTTTTCAGGCCAAAAAGCGCTCCGGTTCCATGCCCCTGCCCGTGATTATCGGCAGCCGCGAGCAGCTCGGCATGCTCACGGATGTGAATTCCGGAACTGTGAACAGGTTGGCAGATGCCTTCTGGCCGGGGTCGCTCTCCATCCTCGTTACCGCTTCCGCTGCCGTTCCGGCCATTCTTACCGGCGAGACCGGCAGGGTGGCCGTGCGCCTGTCACCCCATCCCATGGCCCGCGAACTGTGCCTTGCCGCGGGTGTGCCGCTTGTTTCCACCAGCGCCAATATCAGCGGGCATCCCGCAACCACGCAGGCTGGCGGGCTGGACCCGCGGCTTGTTGCTGGCACCGGCGGTGTGCTCGATATGCCGCCCGCACCACAGGGGGGCAAAGCCTCCACGCTGGTCGAGATAACAGGGCCGGAGACCGTGCGTATCGTGCGGCAGGGGCCGGTTACGGAAGAAGCGCTGCTGGCGGCCGGTTTCCGGATTATGCCATAA
- a CDS encoding NUDIX domain-containing protein produces the protein MNSDSTCPHCGKRVRIYRNPVPTVDIIIHEPDKGVLLIERNNPPLGWALPGGFVDYGETVEAAAVREASEETGLAVTLTGLLGVYSDPSRDARMHTMSCVFTATAEDVTVLTAGDDAGAARFFPLNALPGLCFDHGRILDDFKKRLQHDAKTSS, from the coding sequence ATGAACAGCGATTCAACTTGCCCGCATTGCGGAAAACGTGTCAGAATATACCGTAATCCGGTTCCGACAGTGGATATTATAATCCATGAACCGGACAAGGGGGTATTGCTGATCGAACGTAACAATCCGCCCTTAGGGTGGGCGTTACCCGGTGGGTTTGTGGACTACGGTGAGACAGTGGAGGCTGCCGCTGTTCGCGAAGCATCGGAGGAAACCGGCCTTGCCGTTACGTTGACCGGATTGCTCGGTGTGTATTCCGATCCCTCGCGGGATGCGCGCATGCATACCATGAGCTGCGTTTTTACGGCCACGGCAGAGGATGTAACCGTGCTGACTGCCGGAGATGATGCCGGTGCTGCCCGTTTCTTTCCGCTGAATGCCCTGCCGGGTCTGTGTTTTGACCATGGTCGCATTCTGGATGATTTCAAAAAGCGGCTCCAACACGATGCTAAAACATCGAGCTGA
- the glgA gene encoding glycogen synthase GlgA — translation MRPQVVFITSEMYPFSKTGGLGDVLGALPLTLHRMGIRTAVVTPFYGRLGSAEFGVHLAWSDCQVGYPWAPITADIFQANFHGMPVYFVHRSEYFDRRFYYNDHKGDYFDNAERFIFFNRAVMEFLKRLGPAPYILHAHDWQASLVPAYLNYWRQTDPFWQDTRSVMTIHNLAFQGRFSSRLFEGAGLPPQAWSMNGVEFYGDFNFLKGGISCADKITTVSPTYSREILTEEFGCGLEGVLRARQHKLHGILNGADYSIWNPGNNKFIPCNYGVNALKGKRNCKISLINELHLDPALKDKPILGFIGRLRRQKGVDLLIDILPQLLQQDVGVVVLGEGNLEKEARLQNMMEDYPGRLSTLVSYTEDLAHRIQAGCDIFLMPSTYEPCGLTQMYALRFGTPPVATAVGGLRDTIVPWPDKDATGFIFKEPTSKAFLDAVMQAVTVWKTTPDAWQAMVRRAMHQEFTWERSAAEYIELYRELGMQ, via the coding sequence ATGAGACCTCAGGTTGTATTCATTACATCGGAAATGTATCCCTTCTCCAAGACGGGTGGTCTGGGTGACGTTCTTGGGGCATTGCCGCTGACGCTGCACAGGATGGGGATACGGACCGCGGTCGTCACCCCGTTTTACGGGAGACTGGGTTCGGCAGAGTTCGGCGTGCATCTGGCATGGTCCGATTGCCAGGTGGGCTACCCTTGGGCGCCCATTACCGCTGATATATTTCAGGCCAACTTTCACGGCATGCCGGTCTACTTCGTGCATCGCAGCGAATATTTCGACCGGCGGTTCTATTACAACGACCATAAAGGCGACTATTTCGACAACGCGGAACGGTTCATATTCTTCAACCGCGCGGTCATGGAATTTCTCAAGCGCCTCGGTCCCGCTCCGTACATCCTGCATGCGCACGACTGGCAGGCATCGCTTGTTCCGGCCTATCTGAACTACTGGCGGCAGACCGATCCGTTCTGGCAGGATACCCGCAGCGTCATGACCATTCACAACCTTGCCTTTCAGGGGCGGTTTTCTTCACGTCTCTTTGAAGGGGCAGGGTTGCCGCCGCAGGCGTGGTCCATGAACGGAGTGGAGTTCTACGGCGACTTCAATTTTCTCAAGGGCGGCATATCCTGCGCAGACAAGATCACCACTGTTTCGCCCACCTATTCCCGGGAGATTCTTACCGAGGAGTTCGGCTGCGGGCTGGAGGGGGTGCTGCGGGCGCGGCAGCACAAACTGCACGGCATTCTGAACGGGGCGGATTATTCCATATGGAACCCCGGCAACAACAAGTTCATTCCCTGCAATTACGGGGTCAATGCCCTGAAGGGGAAGCGCAACTGCAAGATAAGCCTCATCAATGAACTGCACCTTGACCCGGCACTGAAGGATAAGCCCATTCTTGGCTTCATAGGCCGCCTGCGCCGTCAGAAGGGGGTGGATCTGCTCATCGATATTCTGCCCCAGCTGTTACAGCAGGATGTGGGCGTTGTGGTGCTGGGTGAAGGCAATCTGGAAAAAGAAGCCCGCCTGCAGAACATGATGGAGGATTACCCCGGTCGTCTTTCCACGCTGGTCAGCTACACGGAAGATCTTGCACACCGCATTCAGGCGGGATGCGATATATTTCTCATGCCTTCCACCTATGAGCCGTGCGGCCTGACGCAGATGTATGCCCTGCGTTTCGGCACGCCGCCTGTGGCAACGGCCGTGGGCGGGCTGCGCGACACCATTGTGCCGTGGCCTGACAAGGATGCCACCGGATTCATTTTCAAAGAGCCCACATCCAAGGCGTTTCTGGACGCCGTGATGCAGGCCGTGACCGTATGGAAAACCACGCCCGACGCATGGCAGGCCATGGTGCGCCGGGCCATGCATCAGGAATTCACCTGGGAGCGCTCCGCTGCCGAATACATAGAACTCTACCGCGAACTGGGAATGCAGTAG